One segment of Chthonomonas sp. DNA contains the following:
- a CDS encoding G5 domain-containing protein, whose protein sequence is MRTSKLIAGILAGALLVGTGSAIFQELPENRVDTETVVKPIPVVTKYVFSRDIGKGRVVKTQEGVPGSITTTFKVIRDSEGKILKREEIETVRVEAVPIIMSMGKDGFKTDRGSFMGRKTMIVEATAYHPSAGLKNPTFKTRMGLPAKYGVIAVDPKVIPLGTHVFVEGYGFAYACDTGGAIKGKKIDVCIEDHAKVRQWGRRKVKIHILAR, encoded by the coding sequence ATGCGTACAAGCAAACTGATCGCTGGCATCTTGGCTGGCGCGCTCTTGGTCGGTACAGGTAGCGCGATATTCCAGGAGTTGCCGGAAAACAGAGTCGACACGGAGACGGTCGTAAAGCCGATCCCTGTCGTAACAAAATACGTTTTTAGCCGCGACATTGGCAAGGGCCGTGTTGTGAAGACGCAAGAGGGCGTGCCGGGAAGTATCACCACTACATTCAAGGTGATTCGGGATTCCGAAGGCAAAATCCTGAAGCGTGAGGAAATCGAGACCGTCCGGGTCGAAGCAGTCCCCATCATCATGTCGATGGGTAAAGACGGCTTCAAGACCGACCGAGGCAGTTTCATGGGTCGCAAGACGATGATCGTCGAGGCGACGGCCTATCACCCCAGCGCAGGGCTCAAGAACCCCACATTCAAAACGCGCATGGGATTGCCCGCCAAATACGGCGTCATCGCGGTGGATCCTAAGGTGATCCCCCTGGGAACTCACGTCTTTGTAGAAGGCTATGGGTTTGCCTATGCCTGCGACACGGGCGGAGCGATCAAGGGCAAAAAGATCGATGTCTGCATTGAAGATCATGCAAAGGTCCGACAATGGGGCCGGCGCAAAGTAAAGATTCACATCCTAGCTCGATAG
- a CDS encoding methylcrotonoyl-CoA carboxylase: MEPIHSNVHLLDDEHRANRAAMDTVLDEFRSATRTALLGGGEALIAKHKGRGKLLARERIDALLDDGSPFLEFSTLAATGMYDGGAPGAGLVTGIGRVHGREVLIVANDATVKGGTYFPITVKKHLRAQEIALENHLPCIYLVDSGGAFLPLQAEVFPDKDHFGRIFYNQANLSAAGIPQIASVMGSCTAGGAYVPAMSDEAVIVKEQGTIFLGGPPLVKAATGENVTAEELGGADVHTRLSGVADHLAEDDAHALQIVRNIVESLGPKRRDLSIEASDVASEDPLYDPVDLYSLVPSDSKQPMAMREVLARVLDGSKLHEFKANYGKTLICGFARFHGHMAGIIANDGILFSESSLKGAHFIELCCQRGIPIVFFQNITGFMVGKKYENEGIAKNGAKLVTAVSTATVPKFTVIVGGSYGAGNYGMCGRAFGPRQLWMWPNARISVMGGEQAANVLLTVKLDQMASEGKEAMTADEQTEFKAPTLAKYGTESSAFYSTARIWDDGIIDPVDTRRVLALGIEVARNAPPQPAGFSLFRM; this comes from the coding sequence ATGGAGCCGATTCATTCGAATGTCCACTTGCTCGACGATGAGCACCGTGCAAACCGCGCGGCGATGGACACGGTGCTGGACGAGTTTCGATCGGCCACGCGTACCGCACTGCTTGGGGGCGGAGAAGCGCTCATTGCGAAGCATAAGGGTCGTGGCAAGCTCCTAGCTCGAGAGCGGATTGATGCGCTCCTCGATGACGGTTCACCCTTCTTAGAGTTTTCAACGCTGGCGGCAACCGGCATGTACGATGGGGGCGCGCCGGGGGCGGGCCTGGTCACCGGGATTGGGCGAGTACACGGCCGCGAAGTCCTGATCGTTGCAAACGATGCGACGGTGAAAGGGGGCACTTACTTCCCGATCACCGTGAAGAAGCACCTTCGGGCCCAAGAGATCGCGCTCGAGAATCACCTCCCCTGCATCTATCTTGTGGACTCAGGAGGGGCATTTTTGCCGCTGCAGGCTGAGGTTTTTCCGGACAAGGACCACTTCGGACGCATCTTCTATAACCAGGCGAACCTAAGTGCAGCTGGCATCCCCCAGATCGCGAGTGTGATGGGATCGTGCACCGCGGGGGGCGCATACGTCCCCGCCATGAGCGACGAGGCCGTGATCGTCAAGGAGCAAGGCACGATTTTCCTGGGAGGCCCGCCGCTCGTGAAAGCAGCAACCGGGGAAAACGTCACCGCCGAGGAGCTCGGTGGGGCCGACGTGCACACACGGCTCAGTGGCGTTGCCGACCATCTGGCCGAAGACGATGCCCACGCTCTCCAGATCGTGCGCAACATCGTGGAGTCGCTTGGACCCAAGAGACGCGACCTGAGCATTGAAGCGAGCGACGTCGCTTCGGAAGATCCCCTCTACGACCCAGTGGATTTGTACTCGCTCGTCCCCTCGGATTCAAAGCAGCCGATGGCGATGCGCGAGGTATTGGCCCGAGTGCTCGATGGCTCGAAACTTCACGAGTTCAAAGCGAACTACGGCAAGACTCTGATCTGTGGATTCGCCCGATTCCACGGTCACATGGCCGGAATCATCGCCAATGACGGCATCTTGTTCAGCGAGTCGTCGCTCAAGGGCGCGCACTTCATTGAACTGTGTTGCCAACGAGGGATCCCGATCGTGTTCTTCCAGAACATCACGGGCTTTATGGTCGGCAAAAAGTATGAGAACGAGGGGATCGCCAAGAACGGCGCGAAGCTCGTGACGGCGGTTTCGACCGCGACGGTGCCAAAGTTCACTGTGATCGTCGGTGGTAGCTACGGAGCAGGGAATTACGGAATGTGCGGACGTGCATTTGGTCCGCGCCAGCTCTGGATGTGGCCCAATGCGCGGATAAGCGTCATGGGCGGCGAGCAGGCGGCCAACGTCCTCCTCACCGTCAAGCTGGATCAAATGGCCTCGGAAGGCAAGGAAGCGATGACCGCCGACGAGCAGACCGAATTCAAGGCACCGACCCTCGCCAAGTACGGCACGGAGTCGAGCGCATTCTATTCAACCGCTCGGATCTGGGATGACGGCATTATCGACCCGGTAGACACCCGGCGCGTACTGGCCCTCGGGATTGAGGTGGCACGTAACGCTCCGCCGCAGCCAGCCGGATTCTCGCTGTTCCGCATGTAG